One Spodoptera frugiperda isolate SF20-4 chromosome 30, AGI-APGP_CSIRO_Sfru_2.0, whole genome shotgun sequence genomic window carries:
- the LOC118269660 gene encoding uncharacterized protein LOC118269660: MRDVRIAASLCFCISLFLLTDAKDIGKEEVDKVIEDEITQKLSDDLLQSLERKFQVDLQKAVDMVLMKIKLLLKNGTLHIQDRLTELQDMLDVIKGHGEKELEVCLQKKQNETSVLAEKALHQMVVCGYALIGHDPAQAVHSVLALKNMIRTGIKPIYDKKHEVYGLLKVCGHDHDTLKKVIKCVISKSPVIKSAMMDVTGKLIDGVVSLTKLMAHGAMHEACLIEVIRNIEDEAFTLVESVRVCVYTNNTFMQEVKDYIKDNNATVLDIERKDKSKKKEKDETDEKDTDLDKDKETKTVDKEGTEKPTKEEDVKHMKELIRRMLADNKANDIDSSFKTKLAKLQQDLAAVDANELVKKDKSD; this comes from the exons ATGAGGGATGTTAGGATTGCAGCTAGCTtgtgtttttgtatttctttgtttttg TTAACAGATGCAAAAGATATCGGCAAAGAAGAAGTGGACAAAGTAATAGAAGATGAAATAACTCAGAAATTGAGTGATGATCTACTACAAAGTCTTGAGAGGAAATTCCAAGTGGACCTTCAGAA GGCAGTGGATATGGTGTTAATGAAGATAAAGCTGCTACTGAAGAATGGAACGCTGCACATCCAGGACAGGCTGACCGAGCTGCAAGACATGCTGGACGTCATCAAGGGACATGGAGAGAAGGAG TTGGAGGTGTGCCTACAAAAGAAACAGAATGAGACATCAGTGTTGGCTGAGAAGGCCCTGCATCAGATGGTGGTCTGCGGGTACGCACTGATAGGCCACGACCCAGCACAGGCCGTGCACAGCGTCCTAGCACTCAAGAACATGATCCGCACAGGAATCAAACCG ATATACGATAAGAAACACGAAGTTTATGGTCTTCTGAAGGTCTGTGGGCATGACCATGATACCCTGAAGAAGGTGATCAAGTGCGTGATCTCAAAG tCACCAGTAATCAAATCAGCGATGATGGATGTGACAGGTAAGCTGATTGATGGAGTAGTCAGCCTGACCAAACTCATGGCTCATGGAGCAATGCACGAAGCTTGCCTCATAGAAGTAATCAGAAATATAGAAGACGAAGCCTTCACTCTTGTAGAAAGCGTCAGAGTCTGCGTATACACGAACAATACCTTTATGCAAGAAGTTAAAGATTACATCAAAGACAACAACGCAACAGTTCTTGATATAGAAAGaaaagataaaagtaaaaagaaagaaaaagatgaGACGGATGAAAAAGATACTGATTTAGATAAAGATAAGGAAACTAAAACTGTTGATAAAGAAGGCACGGAAAAACCAACTAAAGAAGAAGACGTTAAACATATGAAGGAGCTAATCAGAAGAATGTTAGCTGACAACAAAGCAAATGATATAGATTCTTCGTTTAAGACTAAACTAGCCAAACTACAACAAGACTTAGCAGCTGTTGATGCTAACGAACTTGTCAAAAAGGATAAGagtgattaa